A stretch of Mastomys coucha isolate ucsf_1 unplaced genomic scaffold, UCSF_Mcou_1 pScaffold3, whole genome shotgun sequence DNA encodes these proteins:
- the LOC116074527 gene encoding putative olfactory receptor 2B8, whose product MRRLNTTPHHTNGFILVGFSEWPRLEMALLVVISIFYIVTLFGNSAIIILSRLDPKLHTPMYFFLANLSFLDLCYTTSTVPQMLKNIQSHERSISYVGCIAQLFIFLSLGSTECVLLSIMAFDRYVAICQPLRYTVIMHPQLCQQLAAVAWITGFSNSLVQTVLTSLLPRCGQYQVENFFCEVPAMLQLSCVDTWVNEVEMYAAVVVIKVIPLGLILFSYINIVRAVIRIQSSEGRKKAFNTCGSHLLVVIMFYGSAISGYAYMAPKSSSAKLKGKLLALFYGLITPMLNPLIYTLRNKDVKAAVKKVLGREQEQG is encoded by the coding sequence ATGAGAAGGCTCAATACCACTCCCCATCACACCAATGGCTTTATTCTGGTAGGCTTCTCTGAGTGGCCACGACTGGAAATGGCTCTTCTTGTGGTCATCTCCATCTTCTATATAGTGACCCTCTTTGGGAATTCAGCTATTATCATTTTGTCCCGCCTTGATCCTAAACTCCACACCCCTATGTATTTCTTCCTGGCCAATCTTTCCTTTTTGGATCTCTGCTATACCACTTCTACTGTCCCCCAGATGCTAAAAAATATTCAGAGCCATGAGAGAAGCATCAGCTATGTGGGCTGCATAGCACAACTGTTCATCTTCCTTAGCCTGGGATCTACAGAGTGTGTGCTTCTCTCCATCATGGCCTTTgatcgctatgtggccatctgccagCCTTTGCGTTACACAGTTATCATGCACCCCCAGCTGTGCCAACAGCTGGCAGCAGTAGCCTGGATAACTGGTTTCAGCAACTCCTTGGTGCAGACAGTGTTGACTTCTTTATTACCTCGTTGTGGCCAATACCAAGTAGAAAATTTCTTCTGTGAGGTACCTGCCATGCTTCAGTTATCATGCGTTGACACCTGGGTCAATGAAGTAGAGATGTATGCTGCTGTGGTTGTCATAAAAGTTATCCCCCTTGGGCTAATACTCTTCTCTTACATAAACATTGTCAGAGCAGTCATAAGGATACAATCTTCTGAAGGTCGAAAGAAGGCCTTTAACACATGTGGGTCTCATCTTCTGGTGGTCATCATGTTCTATGGCTCTGCCATCAGTGGATATGCATACATGGCACCCAAGAGCAGCTCAGCCAAACTGAAGGGCAAGCTTTTGGCACTGTTCTATGGACTCATAACACCAATGCTGAACCCTCTTATCTATACCTTGAGGAACAAGGATGTCAAGGCTGCAGTGAAGAAGGTTCTTGGAAGAGAACAAGAGCAAGGGTAG